Below is a genomic region from Phragmites australis chromosome 20, lpPhrAust1.1, whole genome shotgun sequence.
atcgtgcttcaccgtctacaactcaggcacctccgcctccagcgtctctgaCTCCGGTGTCTCCGCCTCctgcacatccatcacctgagcatcggagagttcctacaatgattaccccgTATGAGAAGATTGAGCTACCTGATtggatgaagaggtggcttctgtcctcgtcaaaaccaaaggcatcatccgcacaggaatctccagcgaagggcaatctcacgaaagagatcgtcaaagcattaagtacgtcacagatagatttcatgcctacactggatgttcccgaaaaatatgagcatggcaagccatttctgccatcatttcaactccaggaaggtccgtgggagatgaggaaattccacgaatggtacatgagggcatgtcgcgcgggcctctccataatcactgcttctgtccccgctaatgtttatctaagcggagacaactacctcatgttggatttcaaggacatgcacgctgtgttccgcctcgacaaacttgacatcaatctcataagcgtctggtgcctgtaagtgccaacaatctatCTCTACGTTCATAAGtgtaccaatatatgttatagaagctaatgactattaatttgttctgtaggatgcaatttaacgatgcagataagttaaagaggcctgtcggattccttg
It encodes:
- the LOC133902240 gene encoding uncharacterized protein LOC133902240 translates to MRKFHEWYMRACRAGLSIITASVPANVYLSGDNYLMLDFKDMHAVFRLDKLDINLISVWCLMQFNDADKLKRPVGFLDPQRIFQPNMIVNIRTDDPRIKGKSKKDKARVIKEATKTKRLEMSTYVGRAMLEMQDKDCIFAPYNFK